A part of Terriglobales bacterium genomic DNA contains:
- a CDS encoding family 10 glycosylhydrolase, with amino-acid sequence MQDLKTVTRVVLLILLVASATTVLSAQARTEVRGYWVDTFNSTLNNHNDVLAVVDNAVASNANALFVQVRRRGDSWYLNSLEPSPDFVPIEAGFDPLADLISVAHSRGIEVHAFVIMAAIWHKNPTFAPTATLGPPLSPNHVFNKHGGYDSVSKTIVPGPNNWLTRSLLSSIPFNGHRFGNDFWLDFGHPDAAAYTVDVMNHLVANYAIDGLHLDRIRYPDFSASGQTPANGTNIGYNPTSIERFQKHYGIAAGSPPPATGDPAWMQWRRDQVTNIVRRVYLNAIAIRPNIKVSASLIVYGGGPTTESGWASAEAYWRVYQDWRSWTEEGILDIAIPMNYKREHTASNVPMFNTWNEWTKNHQYNRSAMIGVAVYLNAVEGSLRQIRRSLEPSAAGNSVIGVNLYSMATTNVAVTANPFSIPPGQNTPLRSFVDFAAGLRTGLSADASTPYEDKGLYPFGIFADWPTMPNLPWKTAPTKGHLMGFAKRADTTPLDTADVTIQRVDAAGQKTTATDGGGFYGGVDLEPGQYIAKAQLGEEALWACKTSVVAGAVSVADMHAEASAPVTTVDLAPAAPNGNNGWYTGDVTVTMGATDDCTGVEKIQYSINGGGWQTYSGPFTISTDGTNTVQYAAVDRAGNVEQTRDFTVLIDKTAPTLTFSAAPGVIWPPNGKPVPVTFSATGADATSGLAQITYTVTDEYGAPLAIPSRSLNGASASWAEILELEARRLGEDLDGRLYHVMATLVDQAGNTSTASADVVVVHDQGN; translated from the coding sequence ATGCAAGACTTGAAAACAGTCACAAGGGTAGTTCTGCTCATTCTCCTTGTCGCTTCGGCCACCACAGTCCTCAGCGCTCAGGCACGCACGGAAGTCCGCGGCTACTGGGTGGATACCTTCAACTCGACACTGAACAATCACAACGATGTTCTCGCCGTTGTGGATAACGCGGTCGCTTCGAACGCTAACGCACTCTTCGTGCAGGTACGCCGTCGCGGCGATTCCTGGTACTTGAACTCACTCGAACCATCGCCCGATTTCGTCCCCATCGAAGCCGGGTTCGATCCACTCGCTGATTTGATCAGCGTCGCTCATAGTCGCGGTATCGAAGTTCATGCATTCGTAATCATGGCGGCAATCTGGCATAAAAACCCAACGTTTGCACCGACCGCTACGCTCGGCCCTCCCCTCAGCCCCAATCACGTCTTCAATAAGCACGGCGGATACGACTCCGTGAGCAAGACAATCGTCCCCGGACCGAATAACTGGCTCACTCGCAGCCTGCTCTCGTCCATTCCGTTCAACGGGCATCGGTTCGGAAACGACTTCTGGCTCGACTTCGGTCATCCTGATGCCGCCGCGTACACCGTCGACGTGATGAACCATCTTGTAGCGAACTACGCTATCGATGGATTGCACCTCGATCGTATTCGTTATCCCGATTTCAGTGCCTCCGGCCAGACTCCGGCCAATGGCACGAACATCGGCTATAACCCGACGAGCATTGAGCGCTTCCAGAAGCACTACGGTATCGCCGCCGGATCGCCTCCGCCCGCAACGGGAGACCCCGCCTGGATGCAATGGCGTCGCGATCAGGTCACGAACATCGTGCGTCGGGTGTATCTCAACGCCATCGCCATTCGTCCGAACATCAAGGTCTCTGCCTCCTTGATCGTTTATGGCGGCGGTCCGACGACCGAAAGCGGTTGGGCCTCTGCGGAAGCCTACTGGCGCGTGTATCAGGATTGGCGTTCATGGACGGAGGAGGGCATCCTCGACATCGCCATCCCCATGAACTACAAGCGCGAGCACACTGCTTCCAACGTGCCCATGTTCAACACCTGGAATGAGTGGACCAAGAACCACCAGTACAATCGCTCGGCGATGATCGGTGTGGCGGTTTACCTGAATGCCGTGGAAGGCTCACTGCGCCAGATTCGCCGTTCGCTTGAGCCATCTGCGGCCGGCAACAGCGTCATCGGCGTGAACCTCTACTCCATGGCCACGACCAACGTTGCCGTTACCGCGAACCCGTTCTCGATTCCGCCCGGGCAGAACACGCCCTTGCGTTCATTCGTGGACTTCGCGGCCGGCTTGAGAACCGGTCTCTCTGCGGACGCATCAACCCCGTATGAAGATAAGGGCCTGTATCCGTTCGGCATCTTCGCCGACTGGCCGACCATGCCCAATCTTCCCTGGAAGACCGCTCCGACGAAGGGCCACCTGATGGGCTTCGCCAAGCGCGCTGACACCACTCCGCTCGACACCGCGGATGTCACCATCCAACGCGTCGACGCGGCAGGGCAGAAGACCACTGCCACCGATGGCGGCGGCTTCTATGGCGGCGTCGATCTCGAGCCTGGTCAGTACATCGCCAAGGCCCAACTTGGCGAAGAAGCGCTGTGGGCTTGCAAAACGAGCGTAGTCGCCGGCGCCGTTTCCGTTGCCGACATGCATGCGGAAGCCTCGGCTCCAGTTACTACCGTCGACTTGGCGCCTGCGGCTCCCAACGGCAACAACGGCTGGTACACCGGTGACGTCACCGTCACCATGGGTGCCACCGACGATTGCACTGGCGTCGAGAAAATCCAGTACTCCATCAACGGTGGTGGCTGGCAAACCTACTCCGGTCCCTTCACCATCAGCACCGACGGGACCAACACCGTGCAGTACGCTGCGGTGGATCGTGCGGGCAACGTCGAGCAGACGAGAGACTTCACCGTTCTGATCGACAAGACCGCTCCCACGCTCACCTTCTCGGCTGCACCCGGCGTGATCTGGCCTCCGAACGGCAAACCGGTTCCGGTGACGTTCTCCGCCACCGGCGCCGACGCCACTTCCGGCCTTGCCCAGATCACCTACACGGTCACCGATGAATATGGCGCTCCGCTCGCGATTCCTTCGCGTTCGCTGAATGGCGCGTCCGCAAGCTGGGCGGAGATCCTCGAACTCGAAGCCCGGCGTCTTGGAGAAGACCTCGACGGTCGTCTCTATCACGTCATGGCAACGCTGGTCGATCAGGCTGGCAACACGTCCACCGCTTCTGCGGACGTTGTTGTGGTTCATGATCAGGGAAACTAG
- a CDS encoding NAD(P)/FAD-dependent oxidoreductase — translation MQPNYDLIVIGGGIAGSSLARRVAAAGHKVLVLERETEFRDRIRGEALQPWGVAEARTLGISQYLMKSGQELRYFNQIINGQPGGRRDLVNTTPSCSGIWAFYHPRAQETLLQVAADAGAEVRRGATATQIRPGQTPTVRVQQEGKSAEVTARLVAVCAGRNAGLRTELGFTVRRGNIPLFLCGVWLTNVSRDIDPSSAHLANDLRTGSMCAFFMQPGNTARAYFGFHPQTCPRLQGAQDFPRFKNEFMAASGGAIPFGDAKPEGPLASFECADVWVDYPYKDGVALVGDAAASNDPSWGQGLALSFRDARVLSEELLANDLWTNAAQRYARRHDEYYLRLRTVTGWFYDLFQRLGPEAAQRRARALPLIAQDRTRVPDHLFGGLDIPLYPNSRARFFGEDTLAASHAG, via the coding sequence ATGCAGCCCAACTACGATCTCATTGTTATTGGCGGAGGGATCGCCGGATCCTCGCTCGCTCGCCGCGTTGCTGCTGCCGGACACAAAGTCCTCGTCCTAGAACGTGAAACCGAATTCCGCGACCGTATCCGCGGCGAAGCCCTTCAGCCATGGGGGGTAGCGGAAGCGCGCACTCTCGGCATCTCTCAGTACCTGATGAAGTCCGGCCAGGAGCTTCGCTACTTCAACCAGATAATCAACGGGCAACCTGGGGGCCGTCGCGACCTGGTGAACACCACGCCGAGTTGTTCGGGTATCTGGGCGTTTTATCACCCGCGTGCGCAGGAGACCTTATTACAGGTTGCCGCCGATGCCGGAGCCGAAGTTCGTCGAGGCGCCACCGCAACGCAAATCCGTCCCGGACAGACTCCCACCGTCAGGGTCCAGCAAGAAGGCAAATCCGCCGAAGTCACCGCCCGCCTCGTTGCGGTTTGTGCCGGACGGAATGCCGGTCTTCGCACTGAACTCGGATTCACCGTGCGCCGCGGAAACATCCCACTGTTCCTCTGCGGCGTTTGGCTCACCAACGTGTCCCGCGACATCGATCCGTCCAGCGCCCACCTCGCAAACGATCTCCGCACCGGTTCGATGTGCGCCTTCTTCATGCAGCCGGGAAACACCGCACGCGCCTACTTCGGATTCCACCCGCAGACATGTCCACGTCTCCAGGGTGCTCAGGACTTCCCGCGCTTCAAAAATGAATTCATGGCCGCATCGGGCGGCGCGATTCCCTTCGGAGACGCCAAACCCGAAGGCCCGTTAGCTTCCTTCGAATGTGCCGATGTTTGGGTTGACTATCCCTACAAAGACGGAGTCGCGCTAGTCGGCGATGCCGCGGCTTCCAACGATCCTTCCTGGGGCCAGGGGCTCGCGCTTTCCTTCCGCGACGCCAGGGTTCTGTCCGAAGAGTTGCTCGCGAACGATCTCTGGACGAATGCCGCGCAACGCTATGCGCGCCGTCACGACGAGTATTACCTCCGTCTGCGCACTGTCACCGGTTGGTTCTACGACTTGTTCCAACGGCTTGGTCCGGAAGCGGCCCAGCGCCGTGCCCGTGCCTTGCCGCTCATCGCGCAGGATCGGACCCGTGTTCCCGACCATCTCTTCGGCGGGCTTGATATACCGCTGTACCCAAACTCCCGTGCCCGTTTCTTCGGCGAAGATACCCTCGCGGCCTCCCATGCTGGCTGA
- the fsa gene encoding fructose-6-phosphate aldolase: MKFFVDTAEISEIREAEAMGILDGVTTNPSLVAKAGKPFKESIIEICNIVKGPVSIEVTATTKDAMLKEAREYAKWSEYGVIKLPTTKEGVKACKQLASEGIKVNMTLCFSASQALIVAKAGATYVSPFVGRIDDISWDGMQLIRDIRQIYDNYGFETQILAASLRHPMHVVEAAKAGADVGTLPFKVLDALFNHPLTDKGLAQFLKDWEKAVH; encoded by the coding sequence ATGAAATTCTTCGTAGACACAGCAGAAATCAGCGAAATTCGCGAAGCCGAAGCCATGGGCATCCTCGACGGTGTCACCACCAATCCGTCGCTCGTTGCCAAGGCAGGCAAGCCCTTCAAGGAATCCATCATCGAGATCTGCAACATCGTGAAAGGCCCGGTGAGCATTGAAGTCACCGCCACCACGAAAGACGCGATGCTCAAGGAAGCCCGTGAGTACGCCAAGTGGAGCGAGTACGGTGTTATCAAGCTACCCACCACCAAGGAGGGCGTGAAGGCCTGCAAGCAGTTGGCGTCCGAAGGCATTAAGGTCAACATGACCCTTTGCTTCTCCGCCTCGCAGGCACTCATCGTTGCCAAGGCCGGCGCCACCTACGTCAGCCCCTTCGTCGGACGCATCGACGACATCTCCTGGGACGGCATGCAACTCATTCGCGACATCCGCCAGATCTACGACAACTACGGTTTCGAGACTCAGATTCTTGCCGCCTCGCTGCGTCATCCCATGCACGTCGTCGAAGCCGCCAAAGCCGGAGCCGACGTCGGCACGCTGCCCTTCAAGGTCCTCGACGCGCTCTTCAATCATCCATTGACCGACAAGGGCCTGGCGCAATTCCTGAAGGATTGGGAAAAGGCCGTTCACTAA
- a CDS encoding fumarylacetoacetate hydrolase family protein, producing MRYCLFIHNGSSQYGLVESLAGRDSITRIFLPGESALPDEDSHTERIDPVSLESARLLAPVLPSKIICVGRNYRDHAKELGNEVPTKLLIFSKPPSSVIGPGEVIRRPAISQRVDHEAELGVVIGKRCYKLRDDEDVRPYINGYTCVNDVTARDLQKQDDQWTRAKGFDTFCPVGPVITDELDPWAGVTVECRVNGEVRQHGSTKDFIFPLDQIIRYIANTMTLLPGDVIATGTPAGVSPLLAGDSVEVEVEGIGTLRNSVADE from the coding sequence ATGCGCTACTGTCTATTCATACACAACGGTTCTTCTCAATATGGACTCGTGGAATCCCTCGCCGGACGCGACTCCATCACCCGCATCTTTCTTCCGGGCGAATCCGCCCTTCCCGACGAAGACTCTCACACCGAGCGCATCGATCCCGTTTCGCTCGAGAGCGCCCGTCTTCTCGCGCCCGTGCTGCCGTCGAAGATCATCTGCGTCGGACGCAACTACCGTGATCACGCGAAGGAACTCGGCAACGAAGTTCCCACCAAGCTGCTCATTTTCAGCAAACCTCCTTCGTCCGTTATCGGACCAGGCGAAGTCATCCGTCGACCCGCCATCTCTCAGCGTGTGGACCACGAGGCCGAACTCGGCGTCGTCATCGGCAAGCGCTGCTATAAGCTCCGAGATGACGAAGACGTCCGCCCCTATATCAACGGATACACTTGCGTAAACGACGTCACCGCCCGCGATCTCCAGAAGCAGGACGACCAGTGGACCCGCGCCAAGGGCTTCGACACGTTCTGTCCCGTCGGCCCTGTCATCACCGACGAGCTCGATCCCTGGGCCGGAGTCACCGTCGAGTGCCGGGTGAATGGCGAAGTTCGCCAGCATGGTTCCACGAAAGACTTCATCTTCCCGCTCGATCAGATCATCCGATATATAGCGAACACTATGACTCTTCTTCCCGGTGACGTGATTGCCACCGGAACGCCCGCAGGCGTCAGTCCTCTCCTCGCCGGCGACAGCGTCGAAGTCGAAGTAGAAGGTATCGGGACCCTTCGCAACTCAGTAGCAGACGAGTAA
- a CDS encoding response regulator, producing MRILTVDDNEAHVYALTRILEHNGFEVFSAHNAKDALEIARREHPTVALLDIFLPDKNGFELCASLRSDPQTKDIAVIFHSATANTASARDEADLAGASAFLTYPIDPDDLLIVVRGAVERARERRRTRKNLPN from the coding sequence ATGCGCATCCTTACAGTTGACGACAACGAAGCCCATGTTTATGCGCTGACGCGCATACTGGAGCACAACGGTTTCGAAGTGTTTTCGGCTCACAACGCCAAGGACGCTTTGGAGATTGCGCGTCGGGAGCATCCCACGGTAGCGCTGCTGGATATCTTCCTGCCCGACAAGAACGGGTTTGAGCTTTGCGCGAGTTTACGATCCGATCCGCAGACGAAAGACATTGCGGTGATTTTCCACTCGGCAACGGCGAACACCGCATCCGCACGGGATGAAGCGGACCTGGCGGGAGCTTCGGCGTTCCTTACCTACCCGATCGACCCGGATGACCTGCTGATCGTAGTAAGAGGCGCAGTGGAACGCGCACGCGAGCGGCGCAGGACGCGAAAGAATCTCCCCAACTAA
- a CDS encoding RidA family protein: protein MKLRLCVPSATIVCFLLLTTTLCAQDSRPDSAQTQTKTVSGQKVKKPVKPNDRPFRLYNPSTMPKPVATYSHVAEITGGKLVYIAGQVGNDMSGNLVSTTDFRAQVEQVFKNLKAAVEAAGGDMSSMVKMNYYVVEAVDAKEMPAMREIRDKYINVENPPASTFVVVKRLARPEILVEIEAVAVVK, encoded by the coding sequence ATGAAGTTGAGACTCTGCGTCCCTTCCGCAACAATTGTCTGTTTTCTCCTGTTGACCACTACTCTTTGTGCTCAAGATTCCCGTCCTGACAGTGCTCAGACTCAGACGAAAACTGTCAGCGGCCAGAAGGTGAAGAAGCCCGTGAAACCCAATGACCGTCCGTTCCGTCTCTACAATCCGTCGACGATGCCAAAGCCGGTGGCCACCTACTCTCATGTGGCGGAGATCACCGGCGGGAAGCTGGTGTATATCGCCGGGCAGGTTGGCAACGACATGTCAGGGAACCTGGTGAGCACGACGGATTTCCGCGCCCAGGTGGAGCAGGTGTTCAAGAACCTGAAGGCCGCCGTGGAAGCCGCCGGCGGCGACATGAGCAGCATGGTGAAGATGAATTATTACGTGGTGGAGGCGGTGGACGCGAAGGAGATGCCGGCGATGCGGGAGATTCGCGACAAGTACATCAACGTGGAAAACCCTCCGGCGAGCACGTTCGTGGTGGTGAAGAGGCTGGCACGACCAGAGATCCTGGTGGAAATTGAGGCGGTGGCGGTAGTTAAGTAA
- a CDS encoding terminase family protein produces the protein MTKPAKGRSVPKAARAQIVSRKYTVPPVIQLRPYQQAWIDDPSRFCGAVKSARIGFSYGTGLRRLFRCLEHENRTATVLSASHAQSVEFIGELSKNVKAIGATMQLFQDEFFVDIDGKSEILQQRIQLPNGARIIALPANPRTARGYPGDAVLDEFGHHQDSYSIWAAIARQVALGNELDVLSTPNGQIGKFYDLAKEFGLVDGVAPKTNPVRADDWSWHWVDVHMAIAQGCPINLRQMRNLFKDEQTFSQEFLCVFLQAVGSWLTNELIQLAENPNATLDWPAGYTASGPLFAGIDVARDRNKSVLWLDEKLGDVAWTRLVLRLVGMPFPQQHNEFLPWVEMATRTAVDATGMGVGIFDYLDQACRGKVIGVNFAGKNDKGVAIKTHMAINMKNRLEKGLDRIPYDPDIRAAWLSIKRMPTATGVKFDAPQIETDTPVAGGQRRKAYGHADEFWAKCMANLAAESAPAAVAESTQEEMVQRAARGIFRGDAARRAMRDRGEEVAADAQVEYAVRPRRRAI, from the coding sequence ATGACGAAACCAGCAAAAGGTCGGTCGGTACCAAAAGCTGCGCGGGCGCAGATAGTCTCGCGCAAATACACGGTACCTCCAGTCATCCAGCTTCGTCCGTATCAACAGGCGTGGATCGACGACCCATCTCGCTTCTGCGGAGCTGTGAAGTCTGCGCGTATTGGCTTCTCTTACGGCACCGGCCTGCGCCGGCTGTTCCGCTGCTTGGAGCATGAGAACCGCACGGCCACGGTCCTGAGCGCATCGCACGCGCAATCCGTAGAGTTCATCGGCGAGCTTTCGAAGAATGTGAAAGCGATCGGTGCGACGATGCAGTTGTTTCAAGACGAGTTTTTCGTCGACATCGATGGCAAGAGCGAGATACTGCAACAGCGGATTCAGCTTCCGAACGGAGCGCGCATCATCGCACTGCCGGCGAACCCACGCACGGCGCGCGGCTATCCGGGAGATGCCGTTCTCGATGAGTTCGGCCATCACCAGGACAGTTATTCGATCTGGGCTGCGATCGCTCGACAGGTGGCGCTCGGTAACGAGCTCGACGTGCTCTCGACCCCAAACGGTCAGATCGGCAAGTTCTACGACCTGGCAAAAGAGTTTGGCCTGGTCGACGGCGTGGCGCCGAAGACGAATCCAGTTCGCGCAGACGATTGGTCATGGCATTGGGTGGATGTCCACATGGCGATCGCCCAGGGCTGCCCGATCAACCTGCGGCAGATGCGCAACCTGTTCAAAGACGAGCAGACGTTCTCGCAAGAGTTCCTGTGCGTCTTCCTGCAGGCGGTCGGATCCTGGCTAACAAATGAACTCATTCAGTTGGCCGAGAATCCGAACGCCACACTCGATTGGCCAGCCGGTTACACCGCAAGCGGACCGCTGTTTGCCGGGATCGACGTCGCACGCGACCGAAACAAGAGTGTGCTGTGGCTCGACGAGAAGCTCGGCGATGTGGCTTGGACGCGCCTGGTGCTTCGCCTGGTCGGGATGCCCTTCCCGCAACAGCACAACGAATTTCTGCCGTGGGTGGAAATGGCAACACGCACGGCTGTCGACGCCACAGGCATGGGCGTCGGCATTTTTGATTACCTCGACCAGGCGTGCCGGGGAAAAGTGATCGGTGTGAACTTCGCCGGTAAAAACGACAAAGGTGTCGCGATTAAAACGCACATGGCGATCAACATGAAGAATCGCCTGGAGAAAGGCCTTGATCGCATTCCTTACGACCCTGATATCCGCGCTGCCTGGCTTTCCATTAAGCGGATGCCTACAGCCACCGGCGTTAAGTTCGACGCTCCCCAGATCGAGACTGACACTCCCGTTGCCGGCGGACAGCGCCGCAAGGCGTACGGGCACGCCGACGAGTTTTGGGCAAAGTGTATGGCGAACCTGGCTGCCGAGAGCGCGCCTGCCGCCGTAGCCGAAAGCACACAAGAGGAAATGGTGCAGCGGGCCGCACGCGGAATCTTCCGAGGCGACGCTGCCCGCAGAGCAATGCGCGATCGCGGCGAGGAAGTCGCCGCCGATGCACAGGTTGAATACGCGGTCCGTCCACGGAGGAGAGCGATATGA
- a CDS encoding Rho termination factor N-terminal domain-containing protein, translating into MEGQIPAAPAILPAAEQAKWKQRYAEGRKQGLIDSNGSEAEAAQYATKFANQMLRVPEITSVAQAKSLPAWMILKADEATGKVVTADGKKYEFEVVAAPAASEQKPIEKMTVAELVAYAKEHGITLPDGAKKDEILDAIKKAAEAPTT; encoded by the coding sequence ATGGAAGGTCAAATTCCCGCAGCGCCGGCGATCCTGCCGGCAGCCGAGCAGGCGAAGTGGAAGCAGCGTTATGCCGAGGGCCGCAAGCAGGGCTTGATCGACTCGAACGGCAGCGAGGCTGAAGCCGCCCAGTACGCAACGAAGTTCGCAAACCAGATGCTCCGCGTGCCGGAGATCACCAGCGTCGCGCAGGCGAAGTCGCTGCCGGCGTGGATGATCCTGAAGGCAGACGAAGCAACCGGCAAAGTGGTGACGGCCGATGGAAAGAAGTACGAATTCGAAGTCGTCGCCGCACCTGCTGCGAGCGAGCAGAAGCCGATCGAGAAGATGACGGTCGCTGAACTCGTCGCGTACGCGAAGGAGCACGGCATCACGCTGCCCGACGGCGCGAAGAAGGACGAGATCCTCGACGCGATCAAAAAGGCAGCCGAGGCACCGACCACGTAA